From Nonomuraea helvata, a single genomic window includes:
- a CDS encoding terpene synthase family protein, which produces MPEEDRSTVLRAALDAVPEADRLVRPYASLFAEGDSSASRLAFSCLSAAATFPHARADQIADLGTLITILFGIDDIADNIAGQWSHSDITAFFEQLCSMVSGTPPQAGAEDAVGQGLHAWQAWCVRFRGHAGAEARAPMLREQLRRAGVAMVRERLWAAGDEPWPSYDDYLANGSLTILYPTWWAAALGICGPAGAGHWEAIEQATSLGAACMRLANDIRTFERERNEGKPSSVLILERAGMSTEAAVERVFAHYAELHVAFLAALAQLPAPLAGIADGQRRNVAFNGGWFMARDTHAYTVQELVRDADTYAG; this is translated from the coding sequence GTGCCGGAGGAGGATCGGAGCACCGTTCTCAGGGCCGCCCTCGACGCCGTGCCCGAAGCGGACCGGCTGGTGCGTCCGTACGCGAGCCTGTTCGCCGAGGGTGACAGCTCCGCCAGCCGGCTGGCCTTCAGTTGCCTGTCCGCCGCGGCGACGTTCCCGCATGCGCGGGCGGATCAGATCGCCGATCTGGGTACGTTGATCACGATCTTGTTCGGCATTGATGACATCGCTGACAACATCGCGGGGCAGTGGTCTCATAGCGACATCACCGCTTTTTTCGAGCAGCTCTGCTCGATGGTCTCCGGCACACCACCTCAGGCGGGTGCCGAGGACGCCGTCGGGCAGGGGTTGCACGCCTGGCAGGCGTGGTGCGTCCGCTTCCGCGGGCACGCCGGTGCCGAAGCGCGCGCGCCGATGCTGAGGGAACAGCTCCGACGCGCCGGCGTGGCCATGGTCCGTGAGCGACTGTGGGCGGCGGGTGACGAGCCCTGGCCGTCGTACGACGACTATCTGGCCAACGGCAGCCTCACGATCCTCTATCCCACATGGTGGGCCGCCGCCCTCGGGATCTGTGGTCCCGCCGGCGCCGGGCATTGGGAGGCGATCGAGCAAGCCACCTCCCTCGGCGCGGCATGCATGCGGCTCGCCAACGACATCAGGACGTTCGAACGGGAAAGGAACGAGGGCAAGCCGAGTTCCGTCCTCATCCTGGAGCGCGCGGGCATGAGCACGGAGGCCGCCGTCGAGCGGGTCTTCGCTCACTACGCCGAGCTCCACGTGGCATTCCTGGCCGCCCTCGCGCAGCTGCCTGCCCCGTTGGCCGGCATCGCGGACGGGCAGCGCAGGAACGTCGCGTTCAACGGTGGCTGGTTCATGGCCAGGGACACGCACGCATATACCGTTCAGGAGCTGGTCAGGGACGCGGACACGTACGCAGGCTAG